A DNA window from Coffea arabica cultivar ET-39 chromosome 6c, Coffea Arabica ET-39 HiFi, whole genome shotgun sequence contains the following coding sequences:
- the LOC113693349 gene encoding mogroside IIIx synthase-like, protein MSKTSFSNILNTLKPDLQIYDVLQSWAAELAALNSIPSVLFLIIGAVNISFFYHGTNCRVSGTNETYPFSEIFFRDYEMKKIIATYQELTKLESEEAEVFKCFELSSDIVLVKSWTEIEGRYIDHLSLCSGKKVVSVGPLNNQDDDTKEEEEQEDNSDSIKFLNSKDESSVVYVSFGSEYFLSKEEREEIAYGLELSNANFIWVVIFPMGHAVALEEALPEGFLHRVKERGIVVDGWAPQAKILQHPNTGGFLSHCGWGSVMESIYDGVPLLALPMQHDQPLNARLVVDVGFGIEILRDEDGQINREEVVAKVINMVVVEKTKAGELLTQKAREMSNNLREEGEEEWNEAVGKVRNLCRKNV, encoded by the coding sequence ATGTCAAAAACCAGCTTCAGCAACATCCTCAACACTTTGAAACCTGATTTGCAAATCTACGATGTTCTCCAATCATGGGCAGCGGAGCTGGCTGCTTTGAATAGTATCCCTTCAGTTCTTTTCTTAATCATAGGAGCAGTAAACATTTCTTTCTTCTATCATGGCACTAATTGTCGAGTCTCCGGTACTAATGAGACTTACCCTTTCTCAGAAATATTCTTCAGGGACTATGAAATGAAGAAGATTATAGCCACGTACCAAGAACTGACAAAACTTGAATCTGAAGAAGCTGAAGTTTTCAAATGTTTTGAACTGTCTTCTGATATTGTTTTGGTGAAAAGCTGGACAGAAATTGAGGGGAGATATATTGATCACTTATCTTTATGTTCCGGGAAGAAGGTGGTATCTGTTGGTCCTCTTAATAACCAAGATGATGATAccaaggaggaggaggagcaggAGGATAATTCCGATAGCATCAAATTTCTGAATAGTAAAGATGAATCATCAGTGGTTTATGTTTCTTTTGGAAGTGAATACTTCttgtcaaaagaagaaagggaagaGATAGCATATGGACTGGAGCTGAGTAATGCTAACTTCATATGGGTAGTTATATTTCCCATGGGACATGCCGTTGCCCTTGAAGAAGCATTACCGGAAGGGTTTCTTCATAGGGTGAAAGAGAGAGGAATAGTGGTGGATGGATGGGCACCTCAGGCGAAAATTCTTCAGCATCCAAATACTGGTGGTTTTTTGAGTCATTGTGGATGGGGCTCTGTGATGGAAAGCATTTACGATGGGGTGCCATTGTTAGCGTTGCCCATGCAGCATGATCAACCTCTTAATGCTAGACTTGTGGTGGACGTTGGCTTTGGTATTGAGATTTTGAGGGATGAAGATGGGCAGATAAATAGAGAAGAGGTCGTCGCTAAAGTCATAAACATGGTGGTTGTGGAGAAGACAAAAGCAGGAGAATTATTGACGCAAAAAGCCAGAGAAATGAGTAACAACTTGagagaagaaggagaagaagagtGGAATGAAGCAGTAGGAAAAGTCAGGAATTTATGCAGAAAGAACGTGTAG